The stretch of DNA ACCAGAAAGAAATGAGTTTTGAAcactgattttaattttaattaaaataaaaaatttattaaatttaaagagaTTAAATTGTAAAGTTAAATGTATGGGTTGCAACTAATTTGGTcaacttaatatataatatataaattacatatttattggTTACCATAGaaattgtcaaaattatttcatttatctacttgtaaaaaaaattaaaataacaattaaaatttttagaCAATTTTTATGGTACTCTTACAAAAAAGTTGATCAAATTACCAGTACGTTTATCTTTTTAGTTTAATCCTtctaaatttaatcaattatttttctaatttttttattttaattaacattAAAATCAATATCACCTTAGAAATTCATACCtactttttttctattaaaaaaaatcactctCCTCCGCCGCCTTTGATGCTGTTTGACCACACACTCGTTTGCACATTAGTTTTCAGGTTTGCATAAGATTGTTAATAGAAAGGAGGAGAGAGACAGAGAAATACATGATACAGGGAATaatcttagtttttttttcttcttatatataatttaataaataaatattaaataaatttcaaagctGCTATATAAAGTTGAAAAGTCAGACAAACTATATAACACTTGTCCATCACAAGCATAGCGACATAATTTTTCGCCATAAATTTACATGTGGCAATTGATAATATAAGGCTTTTACCTTTTCTTTTGGTAGAATTATTCTTCGCTTATACCCGTTAAACAAGTCCATCAATTATGGGATTTTGTTATAAAAACTGCTTTGGTTAACTTAATTATGAACTATATTCTCATGTCTTGATATATATCCTCGTGTATTCTGGTGCTGTGCAATTTTGCGGACAACAATGGATACTTTGGTAAGTAAGTTGAATAGCTTGGTTGGGCTGTTAACCAAAAAAGAAGTTTCCATAAGAATTTTAGTAGATGTAGTTAGAAACAAAGTTCTATTTGTCCAAGCAGGTAAGGACTTTGTTGATGTGCTACTAAGTTTCTTAACTTTGCCATTAGGCACCATTGCAAGGCTTGTGCGTCAAGAATCAAACATTAACAATCTTAGCATTGGTAGCATAAGCTTGTTATATGAAAGCGTGTCAATTCTTGAGAAAGATAGATTCATCTCAGATTTGGATAAAGAACTGTTGGTTCATCCAATTAACTCAATGTTTCAATATTGTCGATATCTAAAACTGAACGTTGATGACACTGAAAAAGTGAGGTGGTTTAGATGCACGAACCTAGATTGCGGTGGTAAAATTTCCAGGAGACGAAATTGCAAGTGTATTAGCAAGAAGAGATATAAGTTATGTGAAGGAGTTTTACCTCCTGATAAAGGTTTTGTTCCAGAAACTGCAACTTTTATTATTTCAGATGATTTGAGTGTGAAACCTGATGATTCTCAAAGTACTGTTTCTCTACCTAAGTATCTTGGATGTGAAGATGTAGATACTATCAAGATAGTAACTATCAATGTCACTCATAAGAAGGTATCTATCTATTTATTTCTCTATATAGTTTATGTGATTTTCCTGCTTTTAAATGGAGTAGAGTTGAAAATTAATGTAATTGGACTCAAACTGTTTAGCGAGTTTCACTCAAGGACAGATCATTCGGGATAACCTGAGTTCGAATGTTGGCTGGTTTTTACTATACTTTATTTACACAATTTGAGTTTAAAATTCATCAATGTAAAGATATGCAGCATAAAAACCATGATTTACTAGTTAATTGTTCATTGCTTATTTTTGTAGATACTAGATCTAGTGAAGTGCTCCTTATTGTCGACGACACCTTTAACAGACGTATTCTTGTCAAATAAACTGAATCTTCAGAATGCAAAACCCATCAGTTCAATGGATTTAGATGTTAGTAAATTTACAGCAAAGCTTGTAAGGAAGACCATACAAGTAAAGGCAATGGTAAGAAAATCCAATAACAAAATATTGTATGCTTTGGGTGAAGAGGATTTTGCAGACTTGGTACTAAGTTTTTTGACATTCCCTTTGGGAGCAGTGGAGAATATGTTAAATGGTAACTCTGACATTGACGGCATAGATAACCTATACAAGAGCATGCTTGATTTGGTTCCTGGtaggtatttgagatccaatgATTTAGTGCAGAAGTTAGATCAATCTAATTTTGGTAGAAAAATATTCACCAAGAGTCCATCAACTTACATGGTAACCGATGACTTAGTTGTCTCGCCCGGTTCTTCAACCTCTGCCATTTCCTTCCTGACCGAACTTCAAATTCCTTTCTCAGATTTGGAGGAAAAAGTGATTAGCATTGGCAATAAACAGGTAATTTAAGAGTTTTGTtgtcaatttaatttcttttcttttgacaAAATTCTTAAGTGTATGTTTGATGTCACTGTATAGCAAACATACACTTAgattattatcaaaattaagTTAATGTTTTTGTAAACAAAAATAACAGCAAGTTAATGTTGTGTTtttgtcacttttttttttttgaaattgcaGGGTCTTAATCTTCTAAAAGCTTCTTTGATTTCATCATCTGCTCTGACTGATGGTCTTGGACCATTCattgaaactaaaaatactGAGAAGatcatttcaaaattaataacgCCATTTATGATTTAAGACAATGAAATAAAGCAAAATCATTGAGATTTTGATTGCTGATTATGAATTTTGCATATTTAATGTCTAAGGATATTGCAATGTTTAGTACTTGTAGGGTAAGAAATAATTGGCTCATTTGTCATGTGCCAATGACACATTTTactagtcttttttttttttttttttttttcaagttagTCAGTTTTGTATTAGTACTTAACtctttaataagttttttttagttAACTTGCAATTTCCGTATTTAGTTAACCTTTGTTTGTCATTTCATAATCTACATTTATGAGGGAAAATGTGTACCATGAAGCTTTCATCTTTTCCCGATCTCTTTTAAGTTTAACTTTGCTATTTTTGCTTGGTAGAAATATTGGAATTGTTGTTTTTGACGGAGTAAATTATTGTTTGTACATCTgctttagttttttgttttcgtGAATGcatatagttattttttttagatcaTGCTAACaagttaagaaaataaaaaaggaaatcgaaaaaaatatttgaatggaAAATTCTACTTCTTACGATTTCaaagtataaaaaatacattttttaaggTTTTATTTCTATATTAGACTCTTAACAAGGGTCCACTTACTTCTCATTTATTTTTTGGGTAGAAAATAAGTTGGAATGGTTTAGACAATTGAAAtccttataaaaaaatgtttaaatatatttttagtctgaataaatataatagttcttagtttttgtttttgtaccctttaaatattttgtttggatttcattcatgtaatatcaaaaaaaaaaaaaaaaaaaaattggtcctTAATGTCAAATGGAcgttacaaaaaatatatttttaattattgtaaatataatatttgtttgaattttatccCTACATTATGCACAAACtttattctaataaaataagtatacaaactccaataaaaatacaaatttaaataattattctaaataaatttaactgaaacaatatttaaataacaaataaaaataatttgtatatattttttctaataaaataactatacaaaCTCCAAtagaaatacaaatttaaataattattctaaacaaatttaaacgaaacaatatttaaataacaaataaaaataatttgtatacttttttataataaaataagtatacaaattccaataaaaaatacaaatttaaataattattctaaacaaatttaaccaaaataatatttaaataataaataaaaataagtattaaaatccaaacaaatatttttaaacctaaaaaatatagttattgTATATTTGGAAAAAATCAAAGTTAACCACAATGATTTAGGCAAAAGTTATCCTTTGAAGCTTTAGGTGATTTTGTCAAAAAGTGTAAACTACCAAATTATGATATCATAGAATGTGAGCATATGACAATTTAAGACCCCAAATTTAAATCACACCAGCCAAATTGCAGCTCCTTCTATCAAGTAACTAACTAACTTTTTAGATACTTTTCTTCCTACTAAAAAACTAACCTTCTTTTCATTATTTACCTAATAATCAGCATATAATAAGTAAGAGTCTAACACATTTGTAACTCAATCAGTCACAGCCACAGAGAATCAAACACacataataatacattaaagatcgccatttaaaaattcaaaaactcaCTACAGAAAagtaaagaaagaaaacaaaaagaggCACAAAAGGTAAATCCTTGAAATCTTAActactttaataaatattaagaatttaTTCGAGTacatatgtatataaataacaaatgagACATAAGaatgattgaaattaaaaaaactgaTTAGAATAAAGACGACGACCAACTTCAAATGAAACAAAAGCATCAACAGTAGCATACTTAACCTGATCCTCATTAAGCTTCTTATTATCCCACTTACTCGTAGTAACCTTTTTCGGTTTCTGAACAGCTTTCCCAAGCACACGCTGCGACAACGTTTTAATACCAGTCTTCAACATCTCTCGATCATTCAACACGTAAGCAGCAAGGGTACGAAGGTCATCGAAATTCGCCACGTGGATTTTATAATCTTTTAGAAGCTTCTCGATATCATCTTCGATTCCAACGCCAACGAATTTGTTATTAATATTGGATAGGAAAGTTGTGAGGGAGGTAGGGATGAAAGGGGAATGGATGATTTGGAAAACGAGGCAGCGGTTGTTGATGCAGAGTTGGAGGACGGCAGTGCGGTTGTTGCGGCCGCGTTGGAAGTTAGGGCGCCATTCGATATCGAGGCCGATGAGGAGGGGGAAGGGGTTGTGGAGGCGGTTGGTTTCGAGGAACCAGGCGTCGACGAGGGAAGGAGAGGAGGTTATAAGGGTGTTGATAGTGAGATTTGAATCGAAGATGATGTCGTAAATATTGTGGGTGTTGGAAGGGATGTTGCGGTCAATGATGGTGATGTCGAAGGGTGTTGGTGTGATGGGCGTGGAGTTACACTTACGGTCTGTTTGGGAAATTGACATTATGAATTTGAGTTTAGTGGTGAAGAAAGAAGagtgtgtgtgagagagaggCGAGACGTAGAGAATGGATTTTCAAGTTTGACCGTGGTTTTCTTTTCTAAATTAGTCTCGACTcattcaatttgattttttttttttttaattatattcttgataatcaaattgattatttatgttaatttttataaaataatgttaaattttgtcatcttatttatttttaaactcatttttttttatttaatttaatctaaaaattcagaaaatttattaaactTATGATATTTAAACACATAAactatcaaattcataacttacatatttaaattcataaaatttaaaacttaaacaaatgaaaaatcgTTAAATTCATGTTGAAACCAAATTGaatttatacttagagttttaaAGATAACTGAAGTATTTTATGAgcacaatatatttgacttcacataatatgaaagaagattgatgatttttaagaaaatctaaaataagatttaattcagatttataattaaagaaagtCTAAagttataattgaagaaaatataaaataagatttgatttatgatttatgattgaagaaaatatcTAATCAAGTTGAAAAgtagatatgatcaagatttatctacaacaaaatatgaacaatatcaatgtgaagaatttacaaaatcaatttgaacaaaatacgaacaacaTCAATctgaataatttacaaactcaatcttaacataatcaatctgaaaaatttacaaactcaatttgaacaaaatacaaacaaaaacaatctagaagaactgctcagatatgacttaaaaataaagaattgactaaaaaacatattatcaaaaagtattttgttcaaaattatttttgaataagatcattgttgaccaaactAGGAATtaagatacaattcaaaattaaaactagAACTAAATTGTAGgcctaattttatctataaatagattatcaagattgaagaagaaaaagatcatcgaaaataagaaaatagtataaGAACTCATAAGCTCaaactttcaaattcatcttagagttcaaagagataAATACTTGCtcaagttataaatattttttaagtgttttttcttaaattgtgagagctattattattatcagctttgttagaagcaaacacttaaagtttcAATGTTTTGTATCCAACACGATAGTGATTTAGTTctttcttcaatctggggttgtcaggttgttaggagaaacttgacttgtagggtcaaggtggttagttcctcaaaagtatggggttgtcAAGCAGTCTGGGAAGACTAATTTGAAGGGTcatgtgctttgtaattcaaggtatttgaattagtgaattaaaACCTTCTGAACGAGGGGATTGGATGTAACTAAGTTaatggtgaaccaggataaatctatgtgtccaattatttatgttttcattgtttGTTGCCTCAAAAtccgattgcttcttatctaaataattcataaaaatcaatcaactttcatcaaattagcaaaaagttatcaacttttgTCAAACATAATTCAACTCTCATTCTCGCGTTTGCACTTTCAATTCATTCATCTTATTTAGAATTTTCATGTGAATCAAcaaatttattctttaattttcttcaaaaaaaaatttaaaataaaaataaataaatttatcatcttCACCAGCTACATCATCATCCAAACCTAGAAATTCATCACCCctttttgttgagacaaaatctctctcaaatggttttaatgataacaaaattgtttaCAAGATTACAACTGTGGTTGATGACTAAtctgtgtttttgagtgaattcatatTAGAAAACAGGTTACTTATCTTTTagataaaaaggagaaaaatatgACTCAATCCATCAAGTCTTGAAAACTGAAGGATAAACAGACAAGAGGATGAACCCTTAAGATGATGAACTTTCAAATATGCAAAAGATTCAACATAACGGAAGAAACGATTTGTTGTCATAAAGAGAGAAGATAAATCAATATCaaagaatgaatgaaaaaacaatttaaatgaaGAGGTCAAAGGCCAGAGTTTATATGACAGAGGATGTGTAACACtctgatttttaacagcgcgagtgtatttcttttttaaaaacaaattcgtaaaacaaagaaataaaaaaagaaatacttttggataaaatatttaagtcgtaacataacgacaaaagtcaacaaatatttacaagcagcagaaatagtttttgaaacacaaacccagagtatttaaacaacaaaatacacTGGGGCTATGAGTCCTATcaaacatagctcatacccctggggtattctcgacagacacctgcacaaaagcactgccccaagaatttttaACTTTCCCACGTCGCATAAAAAATGGTACATGGACTCATCAAAacaaaagtcaaactgacaatataaGGTATAGGTAGAGTCTTCCAAAATAAAGTAACTACAACCGCAAAAggaagacatctagtccctatacattaTCTAATCtaatcatgctacaaaaactatacatcccaggtgatctccacgcgccccgtaagatcctttTGACACAACATCGATCAGGTATGactaactaccttcccatctccagggtactaactgGTAGGACGGTCCTGAATCTCATCTGAAGGCAAaacccaaatttccacaataattgtaaagggtcaccaaccgaaatcaACAAATGTCACATagtatttaaatttcaaatgcacaaaataacctttcaacttagcatactccttgaaagggttttcatatgccaaacatgaataatcaaagttgaaaaatgaagtttttaacaaaactgcactgtcgtatttgaatacagcatccttgtattcgaatacagcgctaattcataagtcagtagcaaaatcaacaaactgtattcgactacagcatccttgtagttgaatacaagtgttaagtcagtagcaaaactcacttaaatgtattcgaatacaagcacctcgtattcgaatacaactacaGAATAATGCAGATTTCAGTTTCGAAAACGTTTCGAAATCATTTAACACTTACAACACAAAGTCAATCAATCACACTCATCAGTTACGCCAcaatcaaaaacaacaattgagcatgtatatacaatcatcacattATATCAAACATAACTTGCTTGCCAAGCACCTCAATGCAAttcgtatatgccaaaatgcatgaattctgGAATTCCAACCAAAACTCTCCCCGAGAGGCGTAAATCGTAATTgtacagtctctcacagacaagtactaattaccaaggtgtcaTTTATCACATGCCCGCACGATTTATGAAAGTGTAGCTTATCACATGTCTTACACCACAATTCCAAATAAAACCCTCCGCGAGGGGagtaaatcctaaacgtacagttcctcacgaacaaacacaaatgtagtctctcacggacaacacgagtgtagtctctcacggacaaacacgagTGAAATCTCTCACGGAaaaacacgagtgcagtctctcacgaacaaacacgagtgcagtctctcacggacaaacacgagTGCAATctttcacggacaaacacaatttactatggtgtagtctctcacggacaaacacaagtgcagtctctcacggacaaacactcgtgcaatctctcacagacaaacacgatttactatggtatagtctctcacggacaaacaccaatGTTAAATCCtagtaaggataagatgaatcACTCGACTCATGAAACCATCCTGTGACCCATCGCAGTCACCACTTAACATCGTGgtccatcgcggtcaccacttaacatcGTGGCCCATCGCAGTCACCACTTAAACATCGCGATCACCACTTAATCGCACCTCAATGCACCTTAAACATACATATAGCAGTTTTGAACatataatcacatcaaaacttaatcaccacaacatcacACATAATCACACCACAATCATtgataatatcaattatgaacacataatcacatccaaattaatctccacaaattcactcattaaccacctcaaatttaattcaacaattcaccaatcaatttcaattttctcaattcccatcaaatttaatccacaaatCACTCATATTACAACTCCATATATTTCAACCATGATTCACCCATTAATTTTcacaatttcaaacataattttacaccaaattaatttccaTAAACcacccctcaaacacatcaaaacaatTTTCTCAACCACACTTAACtcaccttaaattcatttttcacaaatccacacataaaacacatctaaataatattaattatgaacacataagtCACACCAACCATAAATcatcacaaaccacacctcaaacacacatcaaacattcataatatcaattatgaacacataatcaaatttaatttaattctccccaaattcaacataaatcacccatattcaatctccaaaattttcaaacattaatcacaaaatttaatctccacaaatttcaaccataaatcaacaaattcaaaactccacattttcaaacataaaccaccaaattcaatttccacaaacacTCATGAATCACATTAAAATTCATCtttcacaaatacacatatagagtCCTATATGCAAACTAGAAATTTGGAAGGATCCCTTACCTCTGTTGTAGCTTTAACAAGCGAGTACGACACCGCAATTAATTCTGGTAAAATTTCCGCTCGTGTTGTTACTAcaaaagttagttcactagcaccgcaaCGTGGAGATGAAcaactttctcttctgtcacttctcgaaatgAAGCTCAAAAGTCGAAGAAAAGTGGagatttgtgtttgacggttttgaaaacccctTACACagttttcttcgttttcgaatcagagaagaagaaggaagatgAGAAATCTtttctttctcacccaccaagccttgggtttcttttcttgaagcaaaagaagaaaagaaggaaGAACGAGGGAGATGAATCTGCGAGGCAGGGGGAGAcgttttcttatatatatatatatatatatacttaaaaccaaaccaacaaatatctagcaactcttacacacatcacttcGCTCACAtctcaaattattttgataaaatatttactttcgtcgcaactcaattgacagataaattttCAGCAGcgagtgatatttttaataaaactatccggtattaaattttttgtaacgtaaataaattattctccgacaaataattttaatcggatttccaaaaatatatttttggcatttaactcacaaaacaccaaaaactaggctaaaagcgtaagaaattcaacataaaataccctaaaattgtataatttaggatttaaaattaagggtcttataGGATGGACTGTAAGAGGATTGACCTCTAGCTCACTTCATCCTCACAAGTTGAAAATGACCCAACACATCAACGTACAGAAAGGCTGTAGCTAACAAGACAAAAATATAGTCTTACATTTCTTGAAGaatgaaaaaggaaaaggacaacTCATGTCCAAATTTCTAGGAGGATTGAGCCTCATGTACGATGGATTGAATCAGTCTAAATGACAGCTGAATGACATTTTTGTAATTAAGATTAAAGGAgctcttcatcatcaaataCACA from Cicer arietinum cultivar CDC Frontier isolate Library 1 chromosome 3, Cicar.CDCFrontier_v2.0, whole genome shotgun sequence encodes:
- the LOC101490466 gene encoding uncharacterized protein, which gives rise to MDTLVSKLNSLVGLLTKKEVSIRILVDVVRNKVLFVQAGKDFVDVLLSFLTLPLGTIARLVRQESNINNLSIGSISLLYESVSILEKDRFISDLDKELLVHPINSMFQYCRYLKLNVDDTEKVRWFRCTNLDCGGKISRRRNCKCISKKRYKLCEGVLPPDKGFVPETATFIISDDLSVKPDDSQSTVSLPKYLGCEDVDTIKIVTINVTHKKILDLVKCSLLSTTPLTDVFLSNKLNLQNAKPISSMDLDVSKFTAKLVRKTIQVKAMVRKSNNKILYALGEEDFADLVLSFLTFPLGAVENMLNGNSDIDGIDNLYKSMLDLVPGRYLRSNDLVQKLDQSNFGRKIFTKSPSTYMVTDDLVVSPGSSTSAISFLTELQIPFSDLEEKVISIGNKQGLNLLKASLISSSALTDGLGPFIETKNTEKIISKLITPFMI
- the LOC101490791 gene encoding 3'-5' exonuclease-like yields the protein MSISQTDRKCNSTPITPTPFDITIIDRNIPSNTHNIYDIIFDSNLTINTLITSSPSLVDAWFLETNRLHNPFPLLIGLDIEWRPNFQRGRNNRTAVLQLCINNRCLVFQIIHSPFIPTSLTTFLSNINNKFVGVGIEDDIEKLLKDYKIHVANFDDLRTLAAYVLNDREMLKTGIKTLSQRVLGKAVQKPKKVTTSKWDNKKLNEDQVKYATVDAFVSFEVGRRLYSNQFF